A genome region from Frankineae bacterium MT45 includes the following:
- a CDS encoding Glycerol uptake facilitator (Major Intrinsic Protein Family): MTALARRALAEFVGTAFLVATVIGSGIAAARLSPHDVGLQLLENSLATGAVLVALILALQPVSAAFNPVVTLVERALGALSTGAASVLIAAQVTGGFVGAIVANLMFNLPAINVSTHHRDGSGLLLGEVVATLGLLLIIFGSIRTGRSDRVAFAVGGYITAAYWFTSSTSFANPAVTFARMFSNTFAGIAPSSVGPFILMQVIGGALGYGLIRGLYPNTPAIAHEAVAPATEKALP; this comes from the coding sequence ATGACTGCGCTCGCACGGCGCGCCCTGGCCGAGTTCGTCGGCACGGCATTCCTGGTGGCCACCGTCATCGGCTCCGGCATCGCCGCCGCGCGCCTCTCGCCGCACGACGTCGGACTCCAACTCCTGGAGAACAGCCTCGCTACCGGTGCCGTCCTGGTCGCCCTCATCCTGGCCTTGCAGCCTGTTTCGGCGGCCTTCAACCCCGTCGTCACCCTCGTCGAGCGTGCCCTCGGAGCACTCTCGACCGGCGCCGCTTCGGTGCTCATCGCCGCTCAGGTGACCGGCGGGTTCGTGGGCGCGATCGTCGCCAACCTGATGTTCAACCTGCCGGCCATCAACGTCTCGACCCACCACCGCGACGGAAGTGGCCTGCTCCTCGGTGAGGTCGTCGCGACGCTCGGGCTGCTTCTCATCATCTTCGGCAGTATCCGCACCGGACGTTCCGATCGCGTCGCGTTCGCCGTCGGCGGATACATCACCGCCGCGTACTGGTTCACCAGTTCCACGTCGTTCGCCAACCCTGCCGTCACCTTCGCGCGGATGTTCTCCAACACCTTCGCCGGCATCGCGCCGTCGTCGGTGGGCCCCTTCATCCTGATGCAGGTGATCGGCGGGGCGCTCGGTTACGGGTTGATCCGCGGCCTCTACCCGAACACACCAGCCATCGCCCACGAAGCCGTCGCCCCTGCAACCGAGAAGGCACTCCCATGA
- a CDS encoding lactoylglutathione lyase yields the protein MSRVQLALNVDNLDDAISFYSKLFNSEPAKIKPGYANFAVTEPPLKLILMENPGQGGSINHLGVEVADVDAVDAEQSRLAESGLASVDERGTTCCYAKQEKFWVEGAPNGERWEIYTVVADSETFSAEEPDGGTCCGNEVNAEPSASALACC from the coding sequence ATGTCCCGTGTTCAACTGGCTCTCAACGTCGACAACCTCGACGACGCGATCAGCTTCTACAGCAAGCTGTTCAACTCTGAGCCGGCAAAGATCAAGCCCGGTTACGCGAACTTTGCCGTCACCGAACCTCCGCTGAAGTTGATCCTCATGGAGAACCCTGGCCAGGGCGGCAGCATCAACCACCTCGGCGTCGAGGTCGCGGACGTCGACGCCGTCGATGCCGAGCAGAGCCGCCTCGCCGAATCCGGTCTGGCGTCAGTCGACGAGCGCGGCACCACCTGCTGCTACGCGAAGCAGGAGAAGTTCTGGGTCGAAGGCGCCCCGAACGGTGAACGTTGGGAGATCTACACAGTCGTCGCCGACTCCGAGACGTTCTCGGCCGAGGAGCCCGACGGCGGGACGTGCTGTGGTAACGAAGTGAACGCTGAGCCCTCGGCGTCGGCCCTCGCCTGCTGCTAG
- a CDS encoding arsenate reductase: MTTKPTVLFVCVHNAGRSQMAAGWLKQLAGDQVDIRSAGSQPSDQINPVAVEAMREVGIDISAETPKILTVDSVSSADVVITMGCGDTCPYFPGKRYEDWQLTDPAGEGIDVVRRVRDEIKARVAALVDDLVSVG, from the coding sequence ATGACCACGAAACCCACCGTCCTCTTCGTCTGCGTCCACAACGCCGGACGCTCGCAGATGGCCGCCGGCTGGCTCAAGCAGCTCGCCGGCGACCAGGTCGACATCCGCTCCGCCGGATCGCAGCCCTCCGACCAGATCAACCCGGTCGCCGTGGAGGCGATGCGGGAGGTCGGCATCGACATCAGTGCCGAGACGCCGAAGATCCTCACCGTCGATTCCGTCTCCTCCGCCGATGTCGTCATCACCATGGGCTGCGGCGACACCTGCCCCTACTTCCCCGGCAAGCGTTACGAGGACTGGCAGCTGACCGACCCGGCCGGAGAAGGCATCGACGTCGTCCGTCGAGTCCGTGACGAGATCAAGGCGCGCGTCGCCGCACTCGTCGACGATCTGGTCAGCGTCGGGTAA
- a CDS encoding transcriptional regulator, ArsR family, translating into MSKSLPLLNPVETVACCSPLSREPLSQAQADQVAPLLKALADPVRLRLMSLVASHEGGEACVCDLNDAFDLSQPTISHHLKVLHEVGLLDREKRGVWVYYRARTDALANLGALIGNPSA; encoded by the coding sequence GTGTCGAAGTCATTGCCACTCCTCAATCCGGTCGAGACGGTCGCCTGCTGCTCCCCGCTGTCCCGGGAGCCGCTCTCCCAGGCTCAGGCCGACCAGGTCGCACCGCTGCTCAAGGCGCTGGCCGACCCGGTCCGGTTGCGCCTGATGTCGCTCGTCGCATCTCACGAGGGCGGCGAGGCCTGCGTCTGCGATCTCAACGACGCCTTCGACCTCTCGCAACCGACGATCAGTCATCACCTGAAGGTGCTGCACGAAGTCGGGCTGTTGGACCGTGAGAAGCGCGGCGTCTGGGTCTACTACCGAGCCCGCACCGACGCGCTGGCCAACCTCGGCGCCCTCATCGGCAACCCGTCGGCATGA
- a CDS encoding ABC-2 type transport system ATP-binding protein, giving the protein MLAVSVDGLDVIRGNRRVLHSVSLTIPQGKVVGLVGPSGCGKSTLIRSIVGAQIVAGGTIDVLGRPAGASELRSDVAYMTQSSSIYGDLTVTENLKYFSTTLRAPPGDIDRVIAQVDLGDFAHRVVNTLSGGQRNRVSLAAALLGSPKILLLDEPTVGLDPVLRNQLWGLFKRLAGGGVTLLVSSHAMDEAARCDEVLLMREGSLLASGTPADLLRQTGKNDMESAFLALVESAAA; this is encoded by the coding sequence ATGTTGGCGGTGAGTGTGGACGGGTTGGACGTCATCCGCGGCAATCGCAGGGTATTGCACAGTGTTTCATTGACCATTCCGCAGGGAAAGGTCGTCGGGCTCGTCGGTCCGAGCGGCTGCGGCAAGTCCACGCTCATCCGCTCGATCGTCGGTGCGCAGATCGTCGCCGGCGGCACTATCGACGTTCTCGGGCGACCCGCGGGCGCGTCCGAGTTGCGCTCCGACGTGGCGTACATGACCCAGTCGTCATCGATCTACGGCGATCTGACCGTGACCGAGAACCTCAAATACTTCAGCACGACTCTCAGGGCGCCGCCGGGCGACATTGATCGGGTGATCGCCCAGGTGGACCTCGGCGACTTCGCGCACCGCGTCGTCAACACGCTGTCGGGAGGTCAGCGCAATCGGGTGTCGCTCGCGGCCGCGCTACTCGGCTCACCCAAAATCTTGCTGCTCGACGAGCCCACGGTCGGACTCGATCCGGTGCTGCGCAATCAGCTCTGGGGTCTCTTCAAACGGCTCGCCGGTGGCGGTGTCACGCTGCTCGTCTCCAGCCATGCCATGGATGAGGCCGCCCGGTGTGATGAGGTGCTGCTCATGCGTGAGGGCAGCCTGCTGGCGTCGGGCACGCCGGCCGACCTGCTCCGCCAGACCGGCAAGAACGATATGGAGTCGGCTTTTCTAGCGTTGGTCGAGAGCGCAGCGGCATGA
- a CDS encoding Alkyl sulfatase BDS1, metallo-beta-lactamase superfamily: MGYSPKDATAATAAANRDAAALYDLANRRDFDDADAGLIAPLPGKVVAADGHVVYDPEWLEFVGDDVPAPDTVNPSLWRQSQVMRRGGLYKITDGVYQVRNNDLANLTIVEGDDGIVVIDCMAGVESAKQGMDMIREHVSDKPVAAVIYTHTHIDHYGGVKGVVDVDDVASGRVPIIAPGTIKSFDKFALGENVVAGNAMARRSFYAFGGLLDLDPKGMVGCGIGVISTKGPTVSYISPTDAITETGTRREIAGIEFEFLYAPDTEAPEEMHIWIPQLKALTCAENANHSLHNVQTLRGARTRDARNFARYLDETLQRWGDDVEVHYGPHTWPVWGNDQIVPFIEAQRDTYKYIHDQALRLANKGYTPLEAAEEIELPEELRRKWFNRGYHGTLHHDVRAVFTKELGMWDGDPVSLHPHTPVDSATRYVDLIGADAIMAEGQRAFDSGDYRWAVQILHHLVFADPSNTAAKNLQADAYEQLGYQIEGPQWRGIYLSAALELREGAQPPPYVTASADSILAMPIDILFDFASIHLIGDHAAEVDIRIDFAFTDLDQTWTMWVKRGVLNAREGASAAPQLTVSGPKAALVGVLLNPASATQLAGAGKVELEGDPAVLTTLAGVFDDFQPKFNIVTP; this comes from the coding sequence ATGGGGTACTCACCGAAGGATGCCACCGCTGCGACTGCGGCCGCGAACCGTGACGCGGCGGCGTTGTACGACCTGGCCAATCGTCGCGACTTCGATGATGCGGACGCGGGTCTCATCGCTCCGTTGCCGGGCAAGGTCGTCGCCGCGGATGGGCACGTCGTCTATGACCCGGAGTGGTTGGAATTCGTCGGCGACGATGTGCCGGCGCCGGACACGGTGAACCCGAGCCTGTGGCGCCAATCCCAGGTCATGCGCCGCGGCGGGCTGTACAAGATCACCGACGGCGTCTACCAGGTGCGCAACAACGACCTGGCGAACCTCACCATCGTCGAGGGCGACGACGGGATCGTCGTCATCGACTGTATGGCCGGGGTGGAGTCGGCCAAGCAAGGCATGGACATGATCCGCGAGCACGTCAGCGACAAGCCCGTAGCCGCCGTCATCTACACGCACACTCACATCGACCACTACGGCGGTGTCAAGGGCGTCGTCGACGTCGACGACGTGGCCTCAGGCCGGGTGCCCATCATCGCGCCGGGCACGATCAAGTCGTTCGACAAGTTCGCCCTCGGCGAGAACGTGGTCGCAGGAAACGCGATGGCGCGCCGCTCGTTCTACGCCTTCGGTGGCCTACTCGACCTCGACCCGAAAGGCATGGTCGGCTGCGGTATCGGCGTGATCAGCACGAAGGGTCCGACGGTCTCCTACATCTCTCCGACCGACGCGATCACCGAAACCGGGACCAGACGTGAGATCGCCGGCATCGAGTTCGAGTTCTTGTACGCGCCCGACACTGAGGCGCCGGAAGAGATGCACATCTGGATCCCGCAGCTCAAGGCGCTGACCTGTGCCGAGAACGCCAACCATTCGCTGCACAACGTGCAGACTCTGCGTGGCGCCCGGACGCGCGATGCCCGCAACTTCGCTCGCTACCTGGACGAGACGCTGCAGCGGTGGGGCGACGATGTCGAGGTCCACTACGGCCCCCACACGTGGCCGGTCTGGGGGAACGACCAGATCGTGCCGTTCATCGAGGCGCAGCGCGACACCTACAAGTACATCCATGACCAGGCCCTACGGCTCGCGAACAAGGGCTACACCCCGCTCGAAGCAGCGGAGGAGATCGAGCTACCCGAGGAGCTGCGCCGCAAGTGGTTCAACCGCGGCTACCACGGCACGTTGCACCACGACGTACGGGCCGTCTTCACCAAGGAACTTGGCATGTGGGACGGCGATCCCGTGTCCCTTCATCCGCACACCCCGGTTGACTCGGCGACACGTTACGTCGACCTGATCGGCGCCGACGCGATCATGGCCGAGGGGCAGCGCGCTTTCGATAGCGGCGACTATCGGTGGGCCGTGCAGATCCTGCACCATCTCGTCTTCGCCGACCCGAGCAACACCGCAGCGAAGAACCTGCAAGCCGACGCCTACGAACAACTCGGCTACCAGATCGAAGGTCCGCAGTGGCGAGGCATCTACCTCAGCGCCGCCCTGGAACTACGCGAAGGGGCACAGCCGCCGCCCTACGTCACCGCGAGCGCCGACAGCATCCTGGCAATGCCCATCGACATCCTCTTCGACTTCGCCTCGATTCATCTGATCGGCGACCACGCGGCAGAGGTAGACATCCGGATCGACTTTGCGTTCACCGACCTCGACCAGACCTGGACGATGTGGGTCAAACGGGGAGTGCTGAATGCACGCGAGGGTGCCTCCGCGGCGCCCCAGCTGACTGTCTCGGGGCCGAAGGCTGCCCTTGTCGGTGTCCTCCTAAATCCGGCATCAGCCACCCAACTCGCCGGCGCCGGAAAGGTCGAACTCGAAGGCGATCCGGCCGTACTCACCACCCTCGCCGGCGTGTTCGATGACTTCCAACCGAAGTTCAACATCGTCACCCCGTAG
- a CDS encoding ABC-2 type transport system permease protein, producing the protein MTWMRMWATTIRIFRQLRRDPRTLAMLIVVPVVLTGLMAWILPKHDFDHYGPIVIGLFPLIIMFLITSVTTLRERVSGTLERLLTMPMGRAEFVFGYAIAFGLISIVQALVTAGVSFGLFGLDVQGSAWLVVVIAVMDALLGTAMGLFVSAFATTEFQAVQFMPLVLLPQLILCGIIVPRDELPTVLHWVSDVLPLSYAIDATKEVLTHASATSAFWRSILVIGGFVAAALIGSAATLRRRTP; encoded by the coding sequence ATGACCTGGATGCGCATGTGGGCAACGACCATCCGCATTTTCCGGCAACTTCGCCGGGACCCGCGGACGTTGGCGATGCTGATCGTGGTGCCGGTGGTCCTGACCGGCCTGATGGCGTGGATCCTGCCCAAGCACGACTTCGACCACTACGGCCCAATAGTTATCGGGCTCTTCCCGCTGATCATCATGTTCCTGATCACCTCCGTCACAACCCTGCGCGAGCGGGTCAGCGGCACCCTGGAACGGCTACTGACGATGCCGATGGGGCGCGCGGAGTTCGTCTTCGGCTACGCCATCGCCTTCGGTCTGATCTCGATCGTGCAGGCCCTGGTGACCGCCGGGGTCTCCTTCGGTCTCTTCGGCCTGGACGTGCAGGGCTCCGCGTGGTTGGTGGTCGTCATCGCGGTCATGGACGCGCTGCTGGGGACCGCGATGGGTCTCTTCGTGAGTGCCTTCGCGACCACGGAATTCCAGGCCGTTCAGTTCATGCCACTGGTGCTCCTGCCCCAATTGATCCTCTGCGGAATCATCGTTCCGCGTGACGAGCTGCCGACCGTACTGCACTGGGTGTCAGACGTATTGCCGCTGTCATACGCCATTGACGCGACGAAGGAAGTGCTCACTCATGCGTCGGCGACTTCTGCCTTCTGGCGGAGCATCCTGGTGATCGGCGGCTTCGTGGCTGCCGCCCTGATTGGCAGCGCGGCGACCCTACGGCGACGAACCCCGTGA